One genomic segment of Catalinimonas alkaloidigena includes these proteins:
- a CDS encoding dihydrolipoamide acetyltransferase family protein: MATFEMVMPRMGESIMEGTILKWLKAEGEFIEQDESVLEVATDKVDTEVPATHSGVLKKILIQEGEIAKVGKVIAIIENEANNGSDLNFSEIEPKEDPTNETIVAEKPKVKDASSDATSSKRGANQFYSPLVRNIAKEENISEDELQKIEGSGKDGRVTKKDIIQYLESRKQKSPSPTLSKAESVIKVGPNDEIIEMDRMRKMIANRMLESKEISAHVSSFVEADVTNIVTWRNKYKKIVKEREGEPFTFMPIFIEAIAQAIKDFPLINVSVDDHRIIKRKDINIGMAVALKNGNLIVPVIKNADQLSLLGLTKKVNELANKARNNQLTADDLSEGTYTISNIGSFGNLMGTPIIMQPQVAILALGSIVKKPSVIETPAGDAIGIRHKMFLSHSYDHRVVDGALGGMFVKRVADLLESFDTNRVV, from the coding sequence ATGGCAACATTTGAAATGGTTATGCCCCGTATGGGCGAAAGTATCATGGAAGGAACAATCCTGAAATGGTTGAAAGCGGAAGGTGAGTTTATTGAGCAGGATGAATCTGTTCTGGAAGTAGCGACTGATAAAGTTGACACTGAAGTGCCAGCCACCCACAGTGGTGTTCTAAAAAAAATATTGATACAAGAGGGAGAGATTGCAAAAGTAGGTAAGGTAATAGCCATTATTGAAAATGAGGCTAATAACGGAAGCGATCTTAATTTTTCCGAAATAGAACCTAAAGAAGATCCTACTAACGAAACTATAGTCGCAGAAAAACCTAAAGTAAAAGATGCCTCATCAGATGCTACTTCTTCTAAGCGAGGGGCTAACCAATTTTATTCTCCCCTTGTCAGGAATATTGCCAAAGAAGAAAATATTTCTGAGGATGAACTGCAAAAAATTGAAGGAAGTGGAAAAGATGGAAGAGTAACCAAGAAAGATATAATACAATATCTTGAATCAAGAAAGCAGAAATCCCCATCACCAACGCTCTCCAAAGCTGAAAGTGTTATTAAAGTAGGTCCGAATGATGAAATAATTGAAATGGACCGCATGCGAAAAATGATCGCTAACCGTATGCTGGAGTCCAAAGAAATTTCTGCACATGTATCATCATTTGTTGAAGCAGATGTGACCAACATTGTAACATGGAGAAACAAATACAAGAAAATTGTCAAAGAAAGGGAGGGTGAGCCTTTTACTTTCATGCCTATATTTATTGAAGCAATAGCTCAGGCTATTAAAGATTTTCCTCTGATCAATGTCTCTGTAGATGATCACAGAATCATCAAAAGAAAAGACATAAACATTGGAATGGCGGTGGCCTTAAAGAATGGAAATTTAATAGTTCCGGTAATTAAAAATGCTGATCAATTAAGCTTACTGGGTTTAACAAAAAAGGTAAACGAGCTTGCTAATAAGGCTAGAAATAACCAATTAACTGCTGATGATTTGTCCGAAGGAACTTATACTATATCTAACATTGGTTCATTTGGCAATTTGATGGGCACCCCAATTATCATGCAGCCTCAGGTTGCTATTCTAGCGTTAGGCTCCATTGTAAAAAAACCAAGTGTAATTGAAACACCCGCTGGTGACGCAATTGGTATACGACATAAAATGTTTCTTTCACATTCCTATGACCACAGAGTAGTAGATGGGGCTTTGGGAGGGATGTTTGTAAAAAGAGTAGCTGATTTACTTGAAAGTTTTGATACGAATAGAGTGGTATAA